A window of Chryseobacterium sp. IHB B 17019 genomic DNA:
CTCCGTGTTTTTCACTTTCGGACGAATGTACGACATCAGCTTTCCTCCGTACTTTGAAACGGTCTGAGAGATGATATTTTCCTTCTCCTTCTGTGGCATTGTTATTTTTTCGACAACCTCCATATTGCTAAGACGGCTGTACTTTTTGTTTTACTTTAATAAATTTAAAATATTTTTTTATTTCCCGAATTATACAATAAAAATACTAAGTTATCTTTCCTGAAAAATATCCATATAATGTATCTTTTAATAAAAAAACAGCTTATAAGTCGAGACCTATAAGCTACTAAAAAAATTTTATAAAATATTAAATCAAATTAAATAATTACACCATCATAAATTCGAATTTCTTTTGAGTTAAAATCAACAACAGTGATGTATTTCTTTAAAAACTCACAACCCACTAATCCGTCGATACCGTATTTATATTGTTTATTCAGATTATTCAGAGATGAACTCTCAAAATTATAATCCATGTTATCATAATTTAAACCTCCTATTTTTGTCTCTTTGATACTTCCTCTTTTTACTTTAGTTTCTTCACCAAATCCTTTCATTGAAACTTCCCTAATATTAGATACAGAATTGTTGAAATCATCAAAGTTTTTAGTATTCATTACATTTACAGAAGCTCCGGTGTCCAGTCCTACTTTATATTTTTTACCGTTAATTTCAACCTCAAACACAGGCATATGATCTTTTAATTCAAAAGGTATTGTTGAGATAAGCTTTCCGTTTTCTTTTGCTTCTTTTTCAATATCTTTTTTTGTACTTCCTTTTAAGATACCTCTTTGATAATCAAAAGTTAACTGATAGTTTTTAAAAGTGTTAAAGCCAATAATCCCGGCAAAACCCTCGCCTTTTCCTATATGTGAAAGTGGTATGGCCGTAACTTCCGTGTTAGAAAGTTTCATCCCCTTCCAGTCGAATGTACCAACCCATGAAGTCTCTACTGCTCTACATTTCCCACTCCCCATACCATTGATGCAAATGTCTGTCTCTTTTAAGTTTTCTAAAAATTTAGCTTCAGAATTCAGAATAAGGTCACATCCCAATCCGCTATCCAGTAAAAAAGATCTTACGTTTCCATCCAAACTTGCATTTACATAAATCAATCCGTTTTTCATAGTAAAATCCGTTACAAATTCACCTGAAAACGTACTTCTCTTTTTGCTTGATTTATTTTCATTGGGGCCCTTATCATTTTTATCTTTAAAGACGGTACTATAGAATAATTTTCCGGAAAGTGTTGCTTTTGCCGATAAAGACATTGCTGAAGACAGTAATACCAAAAGTATTACAAAGTAATTTTTATTCATCATTTGTGTTTTTATTTGAAATTTATGCCGGGAACATTTAGAAGTTCCCAGACATAAACTTCATTTTATCATTTGTGTTTTTAGCTTTTGCTATTGTTTTTTAAAATCTTTTTCCAATTTTAATTTGAATTATGCTTCAATATGTGTTGATTAATTTTCTGATGCAAAGGGAAACAAATTTCATGAAAAGGCAAAAAAAATAGTATACCATCGGTATACTATCTTAATTTAATTATCTGAAAATTAAATAGTTAAATTACTTTCAGATACTTTATTTCATTAATTAATCTAATCTTTAACTAGTCAATAATTAATTTTTAGCTATATTTTATTTCAATTTAATACATTTTATAAGAAAATTTTAACATCAAATAGAAATTATATAATAATATTTTAACTTAAAATTTCTAAGACTACATTAAATAAATTCCAAAATACCAAGTCCAGGCTATTAAAATAATCTGCATCGGAATTCTCTGTTTATAAAGGTAGTTCATTCCCGGGCCGGTATAATCTGCTTTGAAAATATTAATATTTTGCTTTGAAGAATTAATATTCGCAACAAAAACCAAAACATAGAAAATAATTAATAAAATAGCTGTGGTTTCTCTAATTGAGGGAATCATCAATCCAATTCCCGCTGCAATTTCGACCAATCCCGTAAAATATACCCAAAACATTTTGAAAGGTATAAAATCCGGAATCATCATAGCCATTCCTTTCTGAAACTTAAAATGAGAAAGTCCTGTAAAAATGATAAAAACAGCCATTCCAAGATTACCTGAAAATAACAGGTTCCAGCTTCCCTGAAAAAGTTTGGTTGCGAACAACGTCAAAATAAATGTCGCAAAAAGGATGGTTAATAATTTCATGTTTATTTATGTAAATTTTTAAATAAATTTAAACATAAAATCCAAATTTGCGAAAAATTTATTTAGCCTCAGCAAGATCTTTTACAACTTCTAAGCCTTTTATAAAACCGTTATTCATATGTTCTTCCCAATCTTTGTCAACCTGTACTTCCGTGTGAAGCTTGGTTTTCCCGTCGAAATCAATTAAAATATATTTTTCATAGCAGCCGCTCCATTCCATGACTTCTTTACTTTGAGTATCTTCGTTTCCATCTTTGTCTACCATTCCCAAATGCTTAAATATTAACTGATTAGGTTCTTCCAGACTATCAATAGTAGATACCATACCCTCACCTTCTGCATTTATAAAATATGTCTTGCCGCCAACTTTCCAGTCGGATTTCATTACAGATCCCGGACTGAAAAACTTCGTCCATTCACTATAAGTTTCAGAATTCCAAAGTACATCCCAAACTTTCTGTTTCGGAGCATCAATGATTTTTTCGTAAGATAATGTTTCCATATTTTTTATTTTAAATGTTTGATTTTAATTAACAGCAGTGCTTTTAATTTAATTAGTTAAATATTGTAATCAACTGTAATTCAACTTATAACTGATTTTCGGAAAGGTTTTTAACAAACTGTAGAGCTTTTGGAAATTTATCCTCAAAAAACTCTTTAAATTCCGCGGTTGTCTGAATTTCACTCATTAATTTTGTTCCTTCATCATTTTCTTCCAAAATATAGGCTTCCGTAGCTTCTCCCCATTCCTGAGGAACTTCTACCCCATCATATATTTCTCCAAGATGTAAAAATTTCATTTCTTTATTCGGAATATTTTTCACAACCTGGCTGTACATTCCATTGTTATCCGGATCAAAAAACTTTACAATACTCCCTTCCTCCAATGTCCCCTGATAAAAGGAACCCTCGGTAAAAGCCGTCGTCCATTGTCTGTAAGAAATCTCGTCCCACAACACGCTCCACACTTTCTCAGGTGGTGCACTTATCTGGATTTCAAATGATAGTTTTTCCATTAAATTAAAATTAAGGTTAAGACTAAGTTTAAGGTTGAGGCTGAATTTAATTTATTATCCTCCTACAAAATCTCCTCCATTGATATGAATGATCTCGCCAGTGATATAATTTGCATCTTCTGAAGCCAAGAAAACATAAGCCGGTGCAACTTCCGATGGCTGTCCTGCACGTTTTAACGGAGTATCTTTTCCGAAAGTTGAGAGGTCATCAAAAGTTTCTTTCACAAGAGGTGTCCAGATCGGGCCGGGCGCAATACCATTCACAAGTATCTTTTTCTCCGCCAAATTGGTAGCCAATGACCGGACAAATGTAGCAATAGCACCTTTTGTAGCCGAATAATCAATCAGGTGATTGCTTCCGCGATATGCCGTAACTGATGTTGTACAAATAATCCTTGCTCCTTCGCTCATCAGCTGTAAACTATCTCTGGTAAAGGAAATCATAGAAATAATATTGGTATTAAAAGTCTTGAGAATCTGCTCATCGGAAATATTTTCAATATCATCTTTAGGAAATTGAATCCCGGCATTATTAATCAATATATCCAGCGTTCCCCATTCTTTTTTAATTTTTTCCAGAAATTTCTTTTGATTTTTCTTTTCAGAAACATCCCCTTTCAACAAAAGACAGGTTTTACCTTCTTTCTCTACCAGCTTTTGGGTTTCTTTTGCATCATCGTCGCTTTCTTTATAGATAATTGCAACATCTGCCCCTTCCCTGGCAAAATGAACAGCTACCGCCTGCCCAATTCCGCTGTCACCACCGGATATGACTGCTTTTTTATGAAGCAGTTTCTCACTTCCCTTGTAACTTTCACGGATAATTTCGGGAAATAATCCGTCTTTAGGAACTTTTGATTTAGATTGTGATTTGTTCTGTGTTTTCATAAAGCAATTTTTAATGAAATAACATCAAACAGCACGCCGAAAGAGTTCGTAAAAGATAACTTCCAGCTTCTAAACTTCCAGCCTCCAACCTGATTATGAACTATAAGCTTCTTCCAGATCTTTGATGACAATTTTTTGCATTTTCATCATTGCCTGAACCACTTTCTGAGCTTTTTCCTGATCCGGATCACTCATCAGCCGAATCAGTCTTTTTGGAACAATTTGCCAGCTAAAACCATATTTGTCTTTCAGCCATCCGCACATGCTTTCCCTTCCTCCGTTTGAAGTTAAAGTATTCCAGTATTTATCGGTTTGCTCCTGATCGTCGGTCATTACAACCATTGAAATTCCTTCATTAAAATCAAATTTATGATCGTAAGAATTATCCATGCAGAAGAAAGTATAGCCATCAATTTCAAAATGTGCGTGTTGGATATTTTCATCCGGTTCCTGAATTGGGTGACCTTCGCTTCCTTCTCCATACTTCAAAATATTTCCTATCTTGGAATTCGGGAAAGTTTTGGTATAAAGTTCCATGGCTTCCATGGCTTTTCCATTATTTTCATGGATAAACATTAATGTTGGAACTAATTTTTGATCACTTGCTTTTTCGCCTAAAAATATCTGCCATGTCACGCCATACTTATCCTGAACCCAGCCATATTTTTTGCTCCATGAGTAGGAATCCAAAGGCATCAGAGCCATTCCGCCATCCATTAATTGATCCCAGTATTTCTGCACCTCATCTTCAGTGTCACAAATCACCATGAACGAAACAGAGGCATTTTTCTTGAATTGAGGGCCACCGTTTAAGAGCATTAATTTTTGTCCGAAAACATCAATATTCATCACAACAGGGGTATCTGCCGTAACTTTTCCGTTAAACACTTTGCAATAAAAATCTGCTGATTCTTTTGCATCCCCATCGTACCAAAGGCACGGAAAAATATCGTTATTCATTATTTTATTTTTTAATTAAACACGAACCTCACAAATATTTTACAAATTTTCAGAATTATAAATTGTGATATTTGGTAAAAAATTAGAGCCATTTGTGCTTAAGCATAAGTTTAATTATTTTTAAAAGAAACATTATTTTCCTTCATATAAAGTTTCAGTTTTTCCATTGTATTTTTACCGAAACCGTGCATCTGCATAATTTCTTTCTCAGAATAGCCTGACAGTTTTTCCAGGCAGTCTATTTTTTCTTTTTCAAGGGCTCTTCTTGCGGGCATTGCTATAACGCCTTGCAGAAAATCCCCCTGCACAGCATGACTCACAGCGCAAATGGAGCTTAAACACTTTGCCATTATTACTAAATTTATCATGGCTGAAAATATTATTAATTATTTTCTACATATTTATGAAAATTATTCAATATCGCATACCAGCCGTCTCTTTGCATTTCAGCTGAGTTTTGTTTCTCAGGATCGAATATTTCAGTCACTTTTGTTGTGTTTTCATCAATTTTATCGAAAATGATCTCTACGTTTCTTCCATCTTCCAAATGATATTTTATTCTTTCATTCGGAATAATTTCATCATAAATTCCTTCAAAATCAAAACCGAAGCTGCCGTCTTTTGCTTCCATTCTTACTTTAAGCTTTCCACCTACCCTCAAATCATTTTCAGCTCTTGAACACTGCCATGTTTCGTGGGCAAAATTCCATTTTGTAATATGTTTCGGGTCATTGAAATAATCCCAAACCTTTTGAACAGGGGCTAAAATCGTAATGTCAATTTTAATAGGTTCCATATAATTGTATTTTTTGCGGTGTAATGAAAGGGCAACCAAAAATTCGATTACCCTTTTGAATATAATTTAGTTTAAATATAAGATTATTTTGCGTATTCTTCGTTATAGTTCACCATCCAATGAACTCCATATTTATCCTGAAAGCTTCCGAAATAGTCTCCCCAAAACTGATCTTCAATCGGCATTTCAATGTTTCCACCTTCAGAAAGTCCTTTGAAAAGTCTGTCTGCTTCTTCTTTGGATTCAGGGAAAATTGAAACATAATTGTTGTTTCCAATGTTAAGATTTTGTCCGAAACTAGGAACAATATCTGAGGCCATCAGCAAATCATCACCAATCGGAAGCGCGATGTGCATCACTCTGTTTTTTTCTTCGTCTGATAAATTTTCAGTTCCGGGAGCATTTCCCATTTTGTGGACCTCACCACGAAACTCTCCGCCGAAAACAGATTTGTAAAAGTTGAAAGCTTCTTCTGCTTTTCCGTCAAAATTTAGGTATGGATTTAGTTTTGCCATGATTTCTATTTTTTAAATGTTATTTTTTTGTTTTTAAATACTAACGGCTCGAATGTTTTTCACTAATGACACAAATTATAATTCGTGGAAATTTGTGTAAAAATTCGTGTTATTAGTGTTTTTATCAACGCTAAGAGCCCAAAGTTTTTTTTAAATTATTATGAATATTTTTCGTTCGCAAAGGCGTTTCACTCAGCAAAGACAGGAAGTTTTATCTTAATGATTTAAAAACTTCTCTACTTCGTTTGTTGTCAGAACAATCATTTTATGATCGACATTTCCATTAAAATCCGCCATCATGTAAGAGCCGTGCGTGGCAGGAAGAATCATTAATTGCGAGCCTTCCACCAGACGCCACATTTCAACCACATGTTCCGGTTTCATTACGTCTTTATCCCCAGAAATAAATAATGTAGGGCATTTTATTCCTTTTAAAACATCTTCACTCCAGTCTTCAAAATTCTGCATTCTTTTACTGTCCTTGTCGAACATATTTTCTAATTTCGAAAAGTCGGGATTTAGGTTTAAAAAGTTAATTTTAAGTGGTTCAGGCATCACATCCATCGTTGCCTCCATCATTCCTTCAAAAAAACCGTCCATCATTCCGTTTCTTTTGTAAAATGCGGAAGCTACGATCAGCTTTTCAACCATTTCCGGATGTCGATGAGCAATCTGCATTACCGTATTTCCGCCGTTGCTGAAACCCCAGAATGAAGCTTTTTTAATATTTAATTCTTTTAAAAGTGCGACAACGTCATCCGCATCCTGATCGAAAGTCTCGGGAATGTCGCGATGATCGGTCATTCCATGATTCTGGAGATCAATTCCGATGAGTTGAAATTGAGTTTCAAGTCTTGAAATCACTTCTTTATAATCAAATAAAATTGAAGATCCGCCACCATGAATCAGCACCAAAGGTTTTCCGGAACCGTAGATTTCATAGTACATCTTAATTCCGTTGACCGATTTATGACCTTTTTCAACAAGATTCATCTTAATATTTTAAATCTTTATCAAAATCATATTTCATACCTTCATAACCTAGGATTCTGCGCATTAATCCGATCTGTCCGCACAGATAATCTTCACGTCCGATGCACATTCCTACGAAGTTCAGAACTGTTTCCGGGAAAAAATCTATGTTCATTCCCATTGGAAAAGCTTTTTCCAATTCTTCATCAGAAGCTTCCAGTAATTTGTTGTAAACAAGAGGTGAAATTTTATGAAAATCAGCTTTAAGCTGTTCTAAAGTCGGATATTTCAGGTTTTCATCCAAAGCTTTTCCCTGAGAGAAGAAGTCTTTAAATTCAAATTCTTCACTGATTCCGAAAACATTTCCCAATGCATAACGCATGTCAAGAAAATTCCCAACCATCCAAACGATGTGATTGGTTCTTCCTTCAATTCTTTTTAAAGCATCTTCCTCGGAAATTCCGTCAAGAACCAATAAAAAGTTCTGACTGTGACCCCGAAAAGCCGGAATTATTATCTCTAATTTGTTTGATTTTGGTGTATCCATTTTGTTTTGATTTTAGATTTAGTTTAATTTTAATTTCCCGCAGATTTCACAGATTTGCACAGATTTTAATTTGCATGTGTGTAAAATTTGTGTGTTAATTTCTTGCAGAGATTGAGCAAACTTACTTTATTGCTCCCGGTTTTCCTAGAATTCTCCTAAGATACCCGAACTGCCCGCTGTGATAAGTTTCATGAAAGGCAAGTGTTGCAATATCTTTAATGTTTTCAGGATTAAAGCTTTCCATATTGTTGAGTTTTGTGTCTAATTTTTCCTGAGAATCATTTAAATATGATTTTAACTCTTCAAAAGTGACAAACTCATCCTTTCTATCCAAAGGAGTTTCACCTCTGTTGTAGCACGAAAATCTTTCTCCGTCCCAGATTGAATCTTCACCTAAAATATTTAAGAAAGCGTTTCTTATATAAATTAAATGTCCTAAAACCCAGTTCAT
This region includes:
- a CDS encoding retropepsin-like aspartic protease, which produces MMNKNYFVILLVLLSSAMSLSAKATLSGKLFYSTVFKDKNDKGPNENKSSKKRSTFSGEFVTDFTMKNGLIYVNASLDGNVRSFLLDSGLGCDLILNSEAKFLENLKETDICINGMGSGKCRAVETSWVGTFDWKGMKLSNTEVTAIPLSHIGKGEGFAGIIGFNTFKNYQLTFDYQRGILKGSTKKDIEKEAKENGKLISTIPFELKDHMPVFEVEINGKKYKVGLDTGASVNVMNTKNFDDFNNSVSNIREVSMKGFGEETKVKRGSIKETKIGGLNYDNMDYNFESSSLNNLNKQYKYGIDGLVGCEFLKKYITVVDFNSKEIRIYDGVII
- a CDS encoding DoxX family protein, giving the protein MKLLTILFATFILTLFATKLFQGSWNLLFSGNLGMAVFIIFTGLSHFKFQKGMAMMIPDFIPFKMFWVYFTGLVEIAAGIGLMIPSIRETTAILLIIFYVLVFVANINSSKQNINIFKADYTGPGMNYLYKQRIPMQIILIAWTWYFGIYLM
- a CDS encoding SRPBCC family protein, translated to METLSYEKIIDAPKQKVWDVLWNSETYSEWTKFFSPGSVMKSDWKVGGKTYFINAEGEGMVSTIDSLEEPNQLIFKHLGMVDKDGNEDTQSKEVMEWSGCYEKYILIDFDGKTKLHTEVQVDKDWEEHMNNGFIKGLEVVKDLAEAK
- a CDS encoding SRPBCC domain-containing protein, whose amino-acid sequence is MEKLSFEIQISAPPEKVWSVLWDEISYRQWTTAFTEGSFYQGTLEEGSIVKFFDPDNNGMYSQVVKNIPNKEMKFLHLGEIYDGVEVPQEWGEATEAYILEENDEGTKLMSEIQTTAEFKEFFEDKFPKALQFVKNLSENQL
- a CDS encoding SDR family oxidoreductase; the protein is MKTQNKSQSKSKVPKDGLFPEIIRESYKGSEKLLHKKAVISGGDSGIGQAVAVHFAREGADVAIIYKESDDDAKETQKLVEKEGKTCLLLKGDVSEKKNQKKFLEKIKKEWGTLDILINNAGIQFPKDDIENISDEQILKTFNTNIISMISFTRDSLQLMSEGARIICTTSVTAYRGSNHLIDYSATKGAIATFVRSLATNLAEKKILVNGIAPGPIWTPLVKETFDDLSTFGKDTPLKRAGQPSEVAPAYVFLASEDANYITGEIIHINGGDFVGG
- a CDS encoding VOC family protein, whose translation is MNNDIFPCLWYDGDAKESADFYCKVFNGKVTADTPVVMNIDVFGQKLMLLNGGPQFKKNASVSFMVICDTEDEVQKYWDQLMDGGMALMPLDSYSWSKKYGWVQDKYGVTWQIFLGEKASDQKLVPTLMFIHENNGKAMEAMELYTKTFPNSKIGNILKYGEGSEGHPIQEPDENIQHAHFEIDGYTFFCMDNSYDHKFDFNEGISMVVMTDDQEQTDKYWNTLTSNGGRESMCGWLKDKYGFSWQIVPKRLIRLMSDPDQEKAQKVVQAMMKMQKIVIKDLEEAYSS
- a CDS encoding SRPBCC family protein, whose product is MEPIKIDITILAPVQKVWDYFNDPKHITKWNFAHETWQCSRAENDLRVGGKLKVRMEAKDGSFGFDFEGIYDEIIPNERIKYHLEDGRNVEIIFDKIDENTTKVTEIFDPEKQNSAEMQRDGWYAILNNFHKYVENN
- a CDS encoding VOC family protein; the encoded protein is MAKLNPYLNFDGKAEEAFNFYKSVFGGEFRGEVHKMGNAPGTENLSDEEKNRVMHIALPIGDDLLMASDIVPSFGQNLNIGNNNYVSIFPESKEEADRLFKGLSEGGNIEMPIEDQFWGDYFGSFQDKYGVHWMVNYNEEYAK
- a CDS encoding alpha/beta fold hydrolase gives rise to the protein MNLVEKGHKSVNGIKMYYEIYGSGKPLVLIHGGGSSILFDYKEVISRLETQFQLIGIDLQNHGMTDHRDIPETFDQDADDVVALLKELNIKKASFWGFSNGGNTVMQIAHRHPEMVEKLIVASAFYKRNGMMDGFFEGMMEATMDVMPEPLKINFLNLNPDFSKLENMFDKDSKRMQNFEDWSEDVLKGIKCPTLFISGDKDVMKPEHVVEMWRLVEGSQLMILPATHGSYMMADFNGNVDHKMIVLTTNEVEKFLNH
- a CDS encoding DinB family protein, whose amino-acid sequence is MNNEIEIIKVQSTSTYKVILMNIEGITNEEAMVFPNGEANCMNWVLGHLIYIRNAFLNILGEDSIWDGERFSCYNRGETPLDRKDEFVTFEELKSYLNDSQEKLDTKLNNMESFNPENIKDIATLAFHETYHSGQFGYLRRILGKPGAIK